A window of the Mus pahari chromosome 1, PAHARI_EIJ_v1.1, whole genome shotgun sequence genome harbors these coding sequences:
- the LOC110324642 gene encoding olfactory receptor 5B3-like, with protein MGNNTKVTHFLLLGLTTDPELQLPLFMIFLIIYTITLVGNLGMILLIVLDSCLHTPMYFFLGNLSLVDFCYSSVVTPKVMIGLLIGNKIISYNGCAAQMFFFVVFATTENFLLASMAYDRYAAVCKPLHYATTMTSAVCVCLSIGSYTCGFLIASIHIGDTFSLSFCRSNVVHHFFCDIPAVTILSCSDRYVSELVLIYVGGFSIFFAVLVICISYIFIFITIFKMQSSAGYRKAVSTCSSHFIAVSIFYGTLIFMYLQPSSSHSMDTDQIASVFYTMIIPMLNPLVYSMRNKDVKCAFRKVLHMAK; from the coding sequence ATGGGGAACAATACaaaagtgacacactttctcctgCTTGGACTCACGACTGACCCAGAACTACAGCTTCCCCTCTTCATGATATTTCTAATCATCTACACCATCACCCTGGTAGGAAATCTGGGGATGATCCTGCTGATTGTCCTGGACTCTTGTCTCcacactcccatgtacttctttctAGGTAATCTGTCCTTGGTTGATTTTTGTTACTCATCAGTTGTCACACCCAAAGTCATGATTGGGCTCCTAATAGGAAACAAGATCATTTCCTATAATGGTTGTGCTGCTCAGATGTTCTTTTTTGTAGTCTTTGCTACTACTGAAAATTTCCTGTTAGCCTCAATGGCCTATGATCGTTATGCAGCAGTGTGTAAGCCCTTGCACTATGCCACCACTATGACTtcagctgtgtgtgtctgtctttctataGGTTCCTATACCTGTGGTTTCCTGATTGCCTCCATCCATATTGGGGACACTTTCAGCCTTTCTTTTTGTAGGTCTAATGTGGTCCATCACTTCTTTTGTGATATTCCAGCAGTCACGATTCTCTCTTGCTCTGATAGATATGTTAGTGAGCTGGTTCTTATTTATGTCGGGGGCTTCAGTATTTTTTTTGCTGTCTTAGTTATTTGTATATcctatatattcatatttatcacaATCTTTAAAATGCAGTCAAGTGCTGGATATCGAAAGGCTGTATCTACTTGTTCCTCACACTTCATTGCAGTGTCTATTTTCTATGGGACTCTCATATTCATGTATTTGCAGCCCAGCTCCAGTCACTCTATGGACACTGACCAAATCGCCTCTGTGTTCTACACCATGATCATCCCTATGCTGAATCctctggtctacagcatgaggaaCAAAGATGTCAAGTGTGCATTCAGAAAAGTTTTGCACATGGCAAAATAG